CGGAATGTTGTTCGACTTCACAAAGGTATCTAAGTAAAGTATCCCCCGCCCCGCTCGGCTGAGCGGGGCGTTGCTTTCTAAAAAATCAGCTATTGATACGGGGGTAATTCTATGAACTTCGGACAATTCTTACTCAGAAGATTATTCTTAATGATCATAGTTCTCTTCGGAGTCGCCTGTATTGTCTTCTTTATTGCAAATGTAATACCCGCCGACCCGGTCGGCGCAATTCTTGGAGGCAATGCACCTCCTGAGGCCGTTGATAGACTCAAGGCAAAGCTGGGCTACGATCAACCACTTATAATCAGATTCGGTAAATTTATCACCGGTGCGGTTCAGGGAGATTTCGGTGTTTCCTTGAAAACATCTAACCCCGTCATGGAAGATATTCAGAACTATTTCCCCGCCACGATGGAGCTTGCTCTCGTTGCGATCGTAATATCTATCATACTTGGGATTACGCTGGGTATACTATCTGCCGTTCACCGTAATAAAGCCATAGACCAGTTTTCGAGAGTTTTCTCAATACTGGGTGTCTCTATGCCTGTTTTCTGGATCGGACTTCTTCTTCTGCTTGTCTTCTATTTCAAGCTAGGCTGGCTTCCTGGAAGCGGGAGACTGGGTTTCTTCACCTATCCACCACCCAGAGTAACGGGAATGTATCTAATAGACTCGCTTATAGCGGGCCAATGGGACACTTTCAAAGAGGCTCTGTTGCACATTCTTCTTCCTGCATTCGTACTCGGCTATAATGCAACTGCATCCATAGCGAGGATTACAAGGGCCAGTATGCTCGATGTGCTGAGGCAGGACTTCATAAGGACGGCAAAATCAAAGGGTTTAAGGAAAAACATAGTCATATACCGCCATGCTCTTCGAAATTCCCTGATACCAACTGTCACTATAATTGGTTTGGTCTTTGGAAGCTTGCTCGAGGGAGCCGTTCTGACTGAAACGGTTTTCTCCTGGCCCGGTCTGGGCAGGTACATAACCACCGGAATGCTCTTCCTCGACTACCCGGCTGTAATGGGGGGGACTCTATATATTGCCCTTATCTACTCAATCGCGAACCTAATTGTAGATATTCTTTACGCTCTTCTCGATCCAAGGATGAGGATGTGATCTAGATGGCTAAGACAGTGAAAGTATCTAAACCATTCATGGATGATTTGAAGCACACAGTCTTTCTCTGGAGAAAGAGCCGCCTTACAATGGTCGGATCGGCATTGATCCTGATCTTCCTTCTCATGGCAGCTTTTGCGCCACTTATTGCTCCGTACGATCCCGTCCAGCAAAATTTGCAGGACAAGCTGCAGGCACCCAGTTGGCAGCATCTCTTTGGAACTGATCAGTTCGGAAGGGACATCTTCAGCAGAGTAGTTATTGGATCGAGAATCGCTCTCTGGATTATATTTCTGGTTTCGGTAATAAGTGGATCTATCGGTATAATAGTGGGTGTCACGGCAGGCTACTTTGGCGGGATTGTTGACGAAGTTCTGATGAGGATAACAGACATGTTTCTCGCCTTTCCAAGTCTAGTACTGGCGATGGCCTTCGCAGCGATGCTGGGGCCTAATTTGACGAATACCATAATAGCTATCTCAGTTGTCACATGGACAACCTATGCCAGGCTCTCAAGGGCCGAAGCTATAAAGGTAAAATCGCAGCCATATATTGAAGCAATCCGTGCGGCAGGCGGTGGAAACCTAAGAATAATGTTCCTTCACGTGCTGCCAATGTGTATCTCTCCCGTTCTGGTTCAGCTGACCCTAAGGATGGGAACGATAATCCTCACTGCAGCAAGTCTCGGTTTCCTCGGATTGGGAGTTCAGCCCCCGACACCGGAGTGGGGAGCCATGGTTTCCGATGGCAGGAATTACCTGATAGACCAGTGGTGGATATCTACCTTCCCGGGTATATTCATCGCATTCGTCGTTCTTGGATTCAACCTCCTCGGTGACGGAATAAGAGACATGCTCGATCCAAGGTTGAGGAGGTAGTCTTATGGAGATGAAAGGAAAACTACTAGACGTATCCAACCTGAAGGTATCTTTTTACACATACAGGGGAGTCGTTAAGGCACTCAACGGTGTCGACCTCTGGATGGATTCCGGAGAGAGACTGGGAGTCGTCGGCGAGACCGGTTGCGGGAAGTCAGTTACATCACTTGCAGTAATGCGGTTGATAGAACAACCTGGAGAGATTCAGGAAGGAAAAGTGATTTTCAACGGCACGAATCTTGTCGAACTCTCCGAAGAGAAGATGAATCGGGTAAGAGGCGTCGAAATGTCTATGATATTCCAGGAACCCCGTTCATCGCTGAATCCGGTAATGAAGGTAGGCTATCAGATAGGAGAGTCGATTGCAAAGTCCAAGAAGATCAAGATCAAACAGACCTACCCGGAGGTCAAAGAGATGCTCCGCCTTGTCGGCCTTGATCCCGAAAGAGTTATGAACAGTTATCCTCATGAGCTTAGTGGCGGAATGTCCCAAAGAGTGATGATAGGAATGGGCCTTGCAAGTCATCCAAAGCTGCTAATAGCAGACGAACCAACATCTGCGCTTGATGTTACCATCCAGGCTCAGATTCTTGAGTTGCTCGACGAACTGGCCAAAAAGATGGGCAACGCAGTCATGTTGATTACGCACGATATGGGTGTCGTTGCCGAGTTCTGTGACAAAGTCCTTGTAATGTACGCCGGAAAC
This region of Mesotoga sp. BH458_6_3_2_1 genomic DNA includes:
- a CDS encoding ABC transporter permease, coding for MNFGQFLLRRLFLMIIVLFGVACIVFFIANVIPADPVGAILGGNAPPEAVDRLKAKLGYDQPLIIRFGKFITGAVQGDFGVSLKTSNPVMEDIQNYFPATMELALVAIVISIILGITLGILSAVHRNKAIDQFSRVFSILGVSMPVFWIGLLLLLVFYFKLGWLPGSGRLGFFTYPPPRVTGMYLIDSLIAGQWDTFKEALLHILLPAFVLGYNATASIARITRASMLDVLRQDFIRTAKSKGLRKNIVIYRHALRNSLIPTVTIIGLVFGSLLEGAVLTETVFSWPGLGRYITTGMLFLDYPAVMGGTLYIALIYSIANLIVDILYALLDPRMRM
- the nikC gene encoding nickel transporter permease; the protein is MAKTVKVSKPFMDDLKHTVFLWRKSRLTMVGSALILIFLLMAAFAPLIAPYDPVQQNLQDKLQAPSWQHLFGTDQFGRDIFSRVVIGSRIALWIIFLVSVISGSIGIIVGVTAGYFGGIVDEVLMRITDMFLAFPSLVLAMAFAAMLGPNLTNTIIAISVVTWTTYARLSRAEAIKVKSQPYIEAIRAAGGGNLRIMFLHVLPMCISPVLVQLTLRMGTIILTAASLGFLGLGVQPPTPEWGAMVSDGRNYLIDQWWISTFPGIFIAFVVLGFNLLGDGIRDMLDPRLRR
- a CDS encoding ABC transporter ATP-binding protein produces the protein MEMKGKLLDVSNLKVSFYTYRGVVKALNGVDLWMDSGERLGVVGETGCGKSVTSLAVMRLIEQPGEIQEGKVIFNGTNLVELSEEKMNRVRGVEMSMIFQEPRSSLNPVMKVGYQIGESIAKSKKIKIKQTYPEVKEMLRLVGLDPERVMNSYPHELSGGMSQRVMIGMGLASHPKLLIADEPTSALDVTIQAQILELLDELAKKMGNAVMLITHDMGVVAEFCDKVLVMYAGNSVEYASTARLFEKPLHPYTGGLLQAVPRVGRTDELKAIKGTVPDLVNPPSGCRFHPRCPHAMDICKVERPPFVEIEPDHYVACYLFKGKSEVREDG